A window of Scomber scombrus chromosome 23, fScoSco1.1, whole genome shotgun sequence contains these coding sequences:
- the zgc:194930 gene encoding uncharacterized protein zgc:194930, which produces MGCQCCRMIKSYIYDPSVAVDVRKTDSAGSSLYQPNYLPGGAPSSDPINSHNKQKQGFHNLGYSKTSDSTLKLEEDNNHVNYRLHSAPSFTREQHQQVNAPPAEGGLYIIQPEALGPRWVMQDKSQSQVPVYPNIQDFDKQKSYGERGHRVTENGWDSAITKCVSSNESLSADEIDEGVGGTPEYPCDTGDEGSILSVDIHTSTTSLSSADTRDNHRLPKTPDVSTVESGISVTKSEDEEEARNEEEVQSVTDSMVAEALAALEAATAGEDCE; this is translated from the coding sequence cTACATCTACGACCCTTCCGTGGCGGTAGATGTGAGGAAGACTGACTCTGCAGGCAGCTCGCTCTACCAGCCCAACTACCTCCCAGGCGGGGCTCCCAGCAGCGACCCAATTAACAGCCACAACAAGCAGAAGCAGGGCTTCCACAACCTGGGCTACAGCAAGACCAGTGACAGCACCCTCAAACTAGAGGAGGACAACAACCACGTCAACTACAGGTTGCACTCTGCACCTTCATTTACGAGGGAGCAGCACCAGCAGGTCAATGCTCCACCTGCAGAGGGGGGGCTATACATCATCCAGCCAGAAGCTCTGGGGCCGCGATGGGTAATGCAGGATAAAAGCCAGAGCCAGGTGCCGGTTTACCCCAACATACAAGATTTTGACAAACAGAAAAGCTACGGCGAGCGAGGACACAGAGTGACAGAGAACGGGTGGGACAGCGCCATCACTAAGTGCGTGAGCAGCAATGAAAGCCTGTCAGCAGATGAGATAGACGAAGGCGTGGGAGGGACACCGGAGTACCCGTGTGACACCGGGGATGAGGGGAGCATCCTGTCAGTGGACATCCACACCAGCACCACCAGCCTGTCCTCAGCCGACACCAGAGACAACCACAGACTGCCAAAAACTCCGGACGTTTCCACAGTCGAGAGCGGGATCTCTGTGACAAAGagcgaggatgaggaggaggcaAGGAATGAAGAGGAGGTGCAGAGCGTCACAGACTCAATGGTGGCGGAGGCCCTCGCTGCTCTGGAGGCCGCCACTGCCGGGGAGGACTGTGAGTGA